Proteins encoded in a region of the Mycteria americana isolate JAX WOST 10 ecotype Jacksonville Zoo and Gardens chromosome 9, USCA_MyAme_1.0, whole genome shotgun sequence genome:
- the RAB17 gene encoding ras-related protein Rab-17, whose amino-acid sequence MAQQAMPDTSLGQMRPTYIYKVVLLGSTSVGKSSLAYRYVKNDFKESLPTVGCSFFTQTLNLEVATVRFEIWDTAGQEKYHSVCHLYYRGAHAALLVYDISNKETLNRAKLWLRDLEKEFLPDEIVIALVGNKTDLAAEREVATEEGEEFARTKDLLFMETSAKSNHQVNDIFMAIAQELLQREQVKAPTLSPHGRSTVDQGESGARTGCCQL is encoded by the exons ATGGCACAGCAAGCAATGCCGGACACATCCCTGGGGCAGATGCGTCCCACCTACATCTACAAGGTGGTTCTGCTGGGGAGCACATCAGTGGGGAAGTCAAGCCTGGCCTACCGATACGTGAAAAATGACTTCAAGGAGTCGCTGCCAACCGTGGGAT GCTCCTTCTTCACACAGACGCTCAACCTGGAGGTAGCCACCGTCAGGTTTGAGATCTGGGACACGGCAGGCCAGGAGAAGTACCACAGCGTCTGCCACCTCTACTACCGGGGCGCCCACGCTGCTCTCCTTGTTTACGACATCAGTAACAAG GAAACACTCAACAGAGCAAAGctgtggctgagggacctggagAAAGAATTCCTTCCCGATGAAATTGTCATCGCTTTGGTGGGCAACAAGACAGACCTTGCTGCTGAGCGAGAAGTCGCCACCGAG GAGGGGGAAGAGTTTGCAAGGACCAAAGACCTCTTGTTCATGGAGACATCTGCAAAATCCAACCACCAAGTAAACGATATCTTTATGGCCATAG CCCAAGAGCTCCTGCAGCGGGAACAAGTGAAGGCACCCACCCTGTCCCCGCACGGGAGGTCAACAGTCGACCAAGGGGAGAGCGGGGCAAGGACGGGGTGCTGCCAGCTCTGA